One window of the Allosaccharopolyspora coralli genome contains the following:
- the qcrC gene encoding cytochrome bc1 complex diheme cytochrome c subunit yields MTTTKKRNRAGSKLKRRLSGVLALGVALVSAGGLYTLLTPEPQTAEAQAEPALVRQGEQLYNNACISCHGQNLQGVQDRGPSLVGAGEAATHFQVATGRMPMVRQEAQAQRKPPKFTPEEIDALGAFVQARGGGPESPENAGEGLAQADPARGGELFRLNCASCHNFTGRGIAMSSGKFAPNLDESDPRVIHEAMLTGPQNMPKFSDRQLTPEEKKDIIAYVESVTNGNNNPGGSTGVGGYGPASEMIIAWVVGMGALIGITLWIGARA; encoded by the coding sequence GACTCTCCGGCGTGCTGGCGCTGGGCGTCGCCCTGGTGAGTGCCGGGGGGCTCTACACGCTGCTGACCCCGGAGCCGCAGACCGCGGAGGCGCAGGCGGAGCCCGCGCTGGTCCGGCAGGGCGAGCAGCTCTACAACAACGCCTGCATCAGCTGCCACGGTCAGAACCTGCAAGGGGTGCAGGATCGCGGTCCGAGCCTGGTCGGTGCCGGCGAGGCTGCCACGCACTTCCAGGTCGCGACCGGCCGGATGCCGATGGTGCGGCAGGAGGCGCAGGCTCAGCGCAAGCCCCCGAAGTTCACCCCTGAGGAGATCGACGCGCTCGGGGCCTTCGTGCAGGCACGGGGTGGCGGCCCCGAGTCGCCGGAGAACGCGGGCGAGGGGCTCGCGCAGGCCGATCCGGCGCGTGGTGGCGAGCTGTTCCGGCTCAACTGTGCTTCGTGTCACAACTTCACCGGCCGTGGCATCGCGATGTCGTCCGGCAAGTTCGCGCCGAACCTCGACGAGTCCGACCCGCGTGTCATTCACGAGGCGATGCTCACCGGGCCGCAGAACATGCCGAAATTCTCCGACCGGCAGCTGACGCCGGAGGAGAAGAAGGACATCATTGCGTATGTCGAGTCCGTGACGAACGGAAACAACAACCCCGGCGGATCGACCGGTGTCGGCGGCTACGGTCCCGCCTCCGAGATGATCATTGCCTGGGTCGTGGGCATGGGCGCGCTGATCGGCATCACCCTGTGGATCGGAGCCAGGGCATGA